A single genomic interval of Streptomyces sp. BA2 harbors:
- a CDS encoding exonuclease SbcCD subunit D, with the protein MRILHTSDWHLGRAFHRVNMLGAQAEFIGHLVATAREREVDAVVVSGDVYDRAVPPLAAVELFDDALHRLADLGVPTVMISGNHDSARRLGVGAGLIGRAGIHLRTAPAACADPVVLADGHGDVAFYGLPYLEPALVKDEFGVERAGHEAVLGAAMDRVRADLADRTPGTRSVVLAHAFVTGGEASDSERDITIGGVAAVPSGVFDGVDYVALGHLHGSQAISERVRYSGSPLPYSFSESAHRKSMWLVDIGAAGEIAAERIDCPVPRPLARIRGDIETLLADPELARHEEAWVEATLTDAVRPDDPMARLCERFPHTLSLVFDPERAPEDPDVSYAQRLKGRSDEQIAEDFVSHVRGAGPDVREQAVLRAAFDTVRTDDTLREVAR; encoded by the coding sequence TTGAGAATTCTGCACACGTCCGACTGGCATCTGGGCCGGGCGTTCCACCGCGTGAACATGCTCGGCGCCCAGGCCGAGTTCATCGGCCACCTGGTCGCCACCGCGCGTGAGCGCGAGGTGGACGCCGTCGTCGTGTCCGGGGACGTCTACGACAGGGCGGTGCCGCCGCTCGCCGCCGTGGAACTCTTCGACGACGCGCTGCACCGCCTCGCGGACCTCGGCGTCCCGACGGTGATGATCTCCGGCAACCACGACTCGGCACGCCGCCTCGGCGTCGGCGCCGGACTCATCGGCCGCGCGGGCATCCATCTGCGCACCGCGCCCGCCGCCTGCGCGGACCCGGTGGTCCTGGCCGACGGCCACGGGGACGTGGCGTTCTACGGCCTGCCCTATCTCGAACCGGCACTGGTCAAGGACGAATTCGGGGTGGAGCGGGCCGGACACGAGGCGGTGCTCGGGGCCGCCATGGACCGGGTGCGCGCCGACCTCGCCGACCGCACGCCGGGCACCCGTTCCGTCGTCCTCGCCCACGCCTTCGTCACCGGCGGCGAGGCGAGCGACAGCGAGCGCGACATCACCATCGGCGGGGTGGCCGCCGTGCCGTCGGGGGTCTTCGACGGCGTCGACTATGTGGCGCTCGGCCACCTGCACGGCAGCCAGGCCATCAGCGAGCGCGTGCGCTACTCGGGCTCCCCGCTGCCGTACTCGTTCTCCGAGTCCGCGCACCGCAAGAGCATGTGGCTCGTCGACATCGGCGCCGCCGGGGAGATCGCGGCCGAGCGGATCGACTGCCCGGTGCCGCGGCCCCTCGCCCGCATTCGCGGCGACATCGAGACGCTGCTCGCCGACCCGGAGCTCGCCCGCCACGAGGAGGCCTGGGTCGAGGCGACACTCACCGACGCGGTGCGGCCCGACGACCCCATGGCCCGCCTCTGCGAGCGCTTCCCGCACACCCTCAGCCTCGTCTTCGACCCGGAACGCGCCCCCGAGGACCCGGACGTCTCGTACGCCCAGCGTCTGAAGGGGCGCAGCGACGAGCAGATCGCGGAGGACTTCGTGTCCCATGTGCGGGGAGCGGGACCCGACGTACGCGAACAGGCGGTGCTGCGGGCGGCGTTCGACACCGTCCGTACCGACGACACGCTGCGCGAGGTGGCCCGATGA
- a CDS encoding DUF6777 domain-containing protein — protein sequence MSAEPPSSGRPTGPPSGPLSGPSQPGATQAGSTPPPGGDRSSGPPSGPPGPPDRPGPPSGASPEPGPGGGPEPERPWWKSAPRVAAISLVLVAAVVLTVVLTRPDGTSKSGGDVALQPAGKQGPDPFTESTARDDATPPSPSALPSSTASANVTRGVDGAAPGLYGGTRKVGSCDVEKQVSALKADPAKNKAFASVLDIEASAVPAYLRALTPVQLRMDTRVTNHGYRDGAPTAYQAVLQAGTAVLVDDRGVPRVRCACGNPLLPPVAQKSAPKPTGDAWPGYKSSNVVVVAPATQVVNVFVMYDPESGDWFERDKGDTGAGDTKTEPPVNQPSPSPSEAPSSASPSSPSASPSSGEPSSPPASSAPQTPSSEQEQPPSSQPAQPPSAPVTDGGS from the coding sequence GTGAGCGCCGAACCGCCGTCGTCAGGACGCCCCACAGGACCCCCGTCCGGCCCGCTCTCGGGCCCTTCGCAGCCTGGGGCGACCCAGGCCGGTTCGACGCCGCCGCCCGGCGGGGACCGGTCGTCGGGCCCGCCGAGTGGCCCACCCGGCCCACCCGACCGACCCGGTCCGCCGAGCGGTGCGAGCCCCGAGCCGGGCCCCGGCGGCGGTCCTGAGCCGGAGCGCCCCTGGTGGAAGTCGGCGCCGCGCGTGGCGGCGATTTCGCTCGTGCTCGTGGCCGCGGTGGTGCTGACCGTCGTCCTCACACGGCCCGACGGCACCTCGAAGTCCGGCGGCGACGTCGCCCTCCAGCCCGCCGGGAAGCAGGGCCCCGACCCCTTCACCGAGTCGACGGCCCGGGACGACGCCACGCCGCCGTCCCCCAGCGCCCTGCCGAGCTCGACCGCCTCGGCCAACGTCACACGTGGCGTCGACGGCGCCGCTCCCGGCCTCTACGGCGGGACGCGCAAGGTCGGAAGCTGCGACGTGGAGAAGCAGGTCAGCGCCCTGAAGGCGGACCCGGCGAAGAACAAGGCGTTCGCCTCGGTCCTCGACATCGAGGCCTCCGCCGTCCCCGCGTACCTGCGTGCGCTCACACCCGTACAGCTGCGCATGGACACCCGCGTCACCAACCACGGCTACCGCGACGGCGCCCCCACCGCCTATCAGGCCGTCCTCCAGGCCGGGACCGCCGTGCTCGTCGACGACCGGGGCGTGCCGCGCGTGCGCTGTGCCTGCGGCAATCCGCTGCTGCCGCCCGTCGCGCAGAAGAGCGCCCCGAAGCCGACGGGCGACGCGTGGCCCGGCTACAAGTCGTCGAACGTCGTGGTCGTGGCACCGGCCACCCAGGTCGTGAACGTCTTCGTCATGTACGACCCAGAGAGCGGCGACTGGTTCGAACGTGACAAGGGCGACACGGGCGCCGGTGACACGAAGACCGAGCCGCCGGTGAACCAGCCGTCCCCCTCGCCGTCCGAGGCCCCGTCCTCGGCGTCCCCGTCGTCACCTTCCGCCTCCCCGTCCTCAGGCGAGCCCTCCTCGCCGCCCGCCTCGTCGGCGCCGCAGACACCCTCATCGGAGCAGGAACAGCCGCCCTCCTCGCAGCCCGCGCAGCCGCCGTCCGCACCGGTGACAGATGGAGGTTCGTGA
- a CDS encoding Lrp/AsnC family transcriptional regulator, which translates to MTGYSTDATDWRILDVLQREGRASYAELARAVSMSASAVTERVRRLEEAGVIQGYAAVVDPERLGLPILAFVRLRYPNGNYKPFHDLVEVTPEILEAHHVTGDDCFVIKVAASSMGHLEEVAGKIGALGSVTTSIVYSSPLPRRPLGR; encoded by the coding sequence ATGACCGGTTATTCCACGGACGCCACCGACTGGCGCATCCTCGACGTCCTCCAGCGTGAGGGCCGCGCCAGCTACGCCGAGCTGGCACGCGCCGTCTCCATGTCCGCAAGCGCCGTCACCGAACGGGTCCGCCGCCTGGAGGAGGCGGGCGTGATCCAGGGGTACGCGGCCGTGGTCGACCCGGAGCGTCTTGGTCTGCCCATCCTGGCGTTCGTGCGCCTGCGCTACCCGAACGGCAATTACAAGCCGTTCCACGACCTGGTCGAAGTGACCCCGGAGATCCTGGAGGCGCACCACGTCACCGGCGACGACTGCTTCGTGATCAAGGTCGCGGCGAGCTCGATGGGTCACCTCGAGGAGGTCGCGGGGAAGATCGGCGCGCTGGGGTCGGTGACCACCAGCATCGTCTACTCCTCTCCCCTGCCGAGGCGCCCTCTGGGCCGCTGA
- a CDS encoding AAA family ATPase: MRLHRLRITAFGPFGTTQDIDFDDLSAAGLFLLHGPTGAGKTSVLDAVCYGLYGSVPGPRQGSGQGVTLRSDHARPEARTEVCLELTVAGRRLEVTRQPPWERPKKRGTGTTMEKAQSWLREYEYEAAGGGGGEGGGEWKDLSRSHQEIGEEITQLLGMSKEQFCQVVLLPQGDFARFLRADAEARGKLLGRLFDTRRFAAVEQRLAEQRRDAEGAVREGDGELLADAHRMQQAAGGDLEALEHAESPLPDLSPGDPGLAESVLAWAAVARTSARERRTIAACALTAAESAQAAAGRRLDDVRELDRLQTRFAQAQERAGRLQERADEHRQRQTRMERGRKAETVAPALGLRRATEEEHRRASADEARARGQLPATFADSGASGLAAAARKVAEELGGLESARRAERRLAELGTERASLEREERADDELLREAAGWLDGWEANRAALQERIDSAQEAATRAEHIAGQLEPTQGRLDAARRRDRLTQEAAVAYERTLAARERATAAHEHWLTLKEQRLTGIAAELAAGLTDGNPCAVCGATEHPAPAPKSAGHVDRATEESALAAYRQAEELRAREERQLGELRESLAAAGAAASGSSAGESGAEESKAAPQGPSVEQLAVLVEELRGEHAGARSRASGLHAAREALAQAEREHDRRVSVQQEAAVRAASRATLRDALEREQAGLSVELTRARGASGSVAARAAQLERQAALLTEASEAARVADDTAQRLKDADARLADAAFRAGFDTPGDAADALLDDARHRELQQRIDAWRNEEAAVRSLLAEPDAVAAAQQPPADLRAAQEAAEQADRRARAAASALDAATRRCAELDRLSDRSAAGARRLAPLRAEYDRVARLAGLAAGTSADNERKMRLESYVLAARLEQVAAAATARLRRMSSGRYTLVHSDDRTGRGRSGLGLHVVDAWTGRERDTSTLSGGETFFASLALALGLADVVTDEAGGVRLDTLFIDEGFGSLDDQTLDEVLDVLDSLRERDRSVGIVSHVADLRRRVHAQLEVEKGRAGSVVRQRGGGV, encoded by the coding sequence ATGAGGCTGCACCGGCTGAGGATCACCGCGTTCGGCCCCTTCGGCACCACCCAGGACATCGACTTCGACGACCTCTCGGCCGCCGGGCTCTTCCTGCTGCACGGACCGACCGGCGCCGGGAAGACGTCCGTCCTGGACGCCGTCTGCTACGGCCTGTACGGCTCGGTGCCGGGCCCCCGGCAGGGCAGCGGCCAGGGAGTGACGCTGCGCAGCGACCACGCGCGGCCCGAAGCGCGGACGGAGGTGTGCCTCGAACTCACCGTCGCCGGACGCCGGTTGGAGGTCACCCGGCAGCCGCCGTGGGAGCGCCCGAAGAAGCGCGGCACCGGCACGACCATGGAGAAGGCGCAGAGCTGGCTCCGCGAGTACGAGTACGAGGCCGCCGGTGGGGGTGGCGGCGAGGGTGGCGGTGAGTGGAAGGACCTCAGCCGCTCCCACCAGGAGATCGGCGAGGAGATCACGCAGCTGCTCGGCATGAGCAAGGAACAGTTCTGCCAGGTGGTGCTGCTGCCCCAGGGCGACTTCGCGCGTTTCCTGCGGGCCGACGCCGAGGCCCGCGGCAAACTGCTCGGGCGGCTCTTCGACACGCGCAGGTTCGCCGCGGTCGAGCAGCGCCTCGCCGAGCAGCGGCGCGACGCCGAGGGCGCGGTGCGGGAGGGCGACGGGGAGCTCCTCGCCGACGCGCACCGGATGCAGCAGGCCGCCGGGGGCGACCTGGAGGCCCTGGAGCATGCGGAGTCGCCGCTGCCCGACCTGTCGCCCGGCGACCCGGGGCTCGCCGAGTCCGTCCTGGCCTGGGCCGCCGTCGCCCGCACCAGCGCCCGCGAACGGCGCACGATCGCCGCGTGCGCCCTCACGGCCGCCGAGTCCGCGCAGGCCGCCGCGGGGCGCCGCCTGGACGACGTACGCGAACTCGACCGGCTGCAGACGCGGTTCGCCCAGGCGCAGGAGCGGGCGGGGCGCCTTCAGGAGCGCGCGGACGAGCACCGGCAGCGGCAGACCCGGATGGAGCGGGGCCGCAAGGCCGAGACGGTCGCCCCCGCGCTCGGCCTTCGCCGGGCCACCGAGGAGGAACACCGCCGCGCGAGCGCCGACGAGGCACGCGCGCGTGGGCAGCTGCCCGCCACGTTCGCGGACTCCGGCGCGTCGGGGCTCGCCGCCGCCGCGCGCAAGGTCGCCGAAGAACTCGGCGGCCTCGAATCGGCCCGGCGCGCCGAGCGGCGCCTCGCCGAACTCGGCACGGAGCGCGCGTCCCTGGAACGCGAGGAGCGGGCCGACGACGAGCTGCTGCGCGAGGCGGCAGGCTGGCTCGACGGCTGGGAAGCGAACCGGGCCGCGCTCCAGGAGCGCATCGATTCCGCCCAGGAGGCGGCGACGCGCGCGGAGCACATCGCGGGCCAACTGGAGCCCACACAGGGCAGGTTGGACGCGGCCCGCCGCCGTGACCGCCTCACGCAGGAGGCTGCCGTCGCGTACGAACGCACCCTCGCGGCCCGCGAGCGTGCCACCGCGGCCCACGAACACTGGCTCACCCTGAAGGAGCAGCGTCTCACCGGCATCGCGGCGGAACTGGCCGCGGGCCTGACCGACGGCAACCCCTGCGCGGTCTGCGGAGCCACCGAACATCCCGCGCCCGCGCCGAAGTCGGCCGGTCACGTCGACCGCGCCACGGAGGAGTCCGCGCTTGCCGCCTACCGGCAGGCGGAGGAGTTGCGCGCGCGGGAGGAGCGGCAACTCGGCGAGTTGCGCGAGTCGTTGGCGGCGGCCGGGGCGGCGGCGTCGGGGTCGTCCGCCGGGGAGTCGGGTGCCGAAGAGTCGAAGGCTGCCCCGCAGGGGCCCTCGGTCGAGCAACTCGCCGTACTCGTCGAGGAGTTGCGAGGTGAACACGCCGGGGCGCGCAGCCGCGCCTCCGGGCTGCACGCCGCACGGGAAGCCCTCGCTCAGGCCGAGCGCGAGCACGACCGCAGGGTCTCCGTGCAGCAGGAAGCCGCTGTGCGGGCCGCGTCCCGCGCCACTCTGCGGGACGCCCTGGAGCGCGAACAGGCAGGCCTGAGCGTCGAGTTGACCCGTGCGCGGGGAGCCAGCGGCAGCGTCGCCGCCCGAGCCGCACAACTGGAGCGGCAGGCCGCGCTCCTGACCGAGGCGTCAGAAGCCGCGCGCGTCGCCGACGACACCGCCCAGCGGCTCAAGGACGCCGACGCGCGACTCGCCGACGCGGCCTTCCGCGCCGGGTTCGACACGCCGGGGGACGCCGCCGACGCCCTGCTCGACGACGCGCGCCACCGCGAGCTCCAGCAGCGCATCGACGCGTGGCGGAACGAAGAGGCGGCGGTGCGTTCCCTCCTCGCCGAGCCCGACGCGGTCGCCGCGGCACAGCAGCCGCCCGCCGACCTCAGGGCCGCCCAGGAAGCCGCCGAGCAAGCTGACCGGCGGGCCCGCGCGGCCGCTTCCGCACTCGACGCGGCCACGCGGCGCTGCGCCGAACTCGACCGCCTCTCCGACCGGTCGGCCGCAGGAGCCCGGCGGCTCGCGCCGCTGCGCGCCGAGTACGACCGCGTGGCGCGCCTCGCGGGACTCGCCGCGGGCACGTCGGCGGACAACGAACGCAAGATGCGCCTGGAGTCCTACGTCCTCGCGGCCCGCCTCGAACAGGTCGCGGCCGCGGCGACCGCACGGCTGCGGCGCATGTCGTCGGGCCGCTACACCCTCGTCCACTCCGACGACCGTACGGGGCGCGGCCGTTCGGGCCTCGGGCTGCACGTGGTCGACGCGTGGACGGGGCGCGAGCGCGACACGTCCACGCTCTCGGGCGGCGAGACCTTCTTCGCCTCGCTCGCCCTCGCGCTCGGTCTCGCGGACGTCGTCACCGACGAGGCGGGCGGCGTACGGCTCGACACGCTCTTCATCGACGAGGGCTTCGGCAGCCTCGACGACCAGACCCTCGACGAGGTCCTCGACGTCCTCGACTCCCTTCGGGAGCGGGACCGCAGCGTCGGCATCGTGAGCCACGTCGCGGACCTGCGACGCCGCGTCCACGCTCAGCTGGAGGTCGAGAAGGGACGCGCGGGGTCGGTCGTACGGCAGCGGGGCGGCGGGGTCTGA
- a CDS encoding streptophobe family protein produces the protein MSDQKPPGRAAAQRAPQNRRAPHGWIHALLAVLAALVAMAVVAALGLWAAGAADLPGGAFPSVVAAVVVMAVGGSVGLSGDAGAIAETNAGLSVLPLSVTLAGALVIAAGFLRPLRHRAVADTRELAGWAGRFAALWVLLLIGLGLLARHRFTISLGEGTASDIGDALGATPKVGFETDVPLTILFGLLWLAGVLAVALLVSRGAPLPARLVRFQESVRPAAYAMVVLLLSYVALGLVIGVVVAVTKGHAAETLAVLLLGLPNLVWLAFTIGLGASWEGRVDGPFGLPMPKVLDDVLRTPEDSTLSLRTLSDHDGRVWWLLVVAAVLVMGAAFLMAARSPARMRAWQHAVHMAVALTLTVLAVCLLARLSAHYGLSLLGIGDLGGGLSGLVKLHPNLGTALILAVAWGLVTGFIGGLLARPVHRRGEVGQDGSSPS, from the coding sequence GTGAGCGACCAGAAACCGCCCGGGCGGGCAGCCGCGCAGCGGGCGCCGCAGAACCGGCGGGCACCCCACGGCTGGATCCACGCCCTGCTCGCCGTGCTCGCCGCGCTGGTGGCCATGGCCGTCGTCGCCGCGCTCGGCCTGTGGGCCGCAGGGGCGGCGGACCTGCCGGGCGGCGCGTTTCCCAGCGTCGTCGCGGCCGTCGTCGTGATGGCGGTCGGCGGCTCCGTGGGGCTCTCCGGCGACGCCGGGGCGATCGCCGAGACGAACGCCGGGCTCTCCGTGCTGCCCCTCTCGGTCACCCTTGCCGGAGCTCTGGTGATCGCCGCCGGGTTCCTCAGGCCGCTGCGGCACCGCGCCGTCGCCGACACCAGGGAACTGGCCGGCTGGGCGGGACGGTTCGCGGCGCTGTGGGTACTGCTGCTCATCGGCCTCGGCCTGCTGGCCCGCCACCGGTTCACGATCTCGCTCGGCGAGGGGACCGCGTCCGACATCGGTGACGCGCTGGGGGCAACGCCCAAGGTCGGCTTCGAGACCGACGTACCCCTGACCATCCTCTTCGGACTGCTGTGGCTGGCGGGTGTCCTCGCCGTGGCGCTGCTGGTCTCGCGCGGGGCCCCGCTCCCGGCCCGCCTCGTGCGCTTCCAGGAGTCGGTGCGTCCCGCGGCGTACGCCATGGTGGTCCTGCTGCTCTCGTACGTCGCCCTGGGGCTGGTCATCGGCGTGGTCGTGGCGGTGACCAAGGGGCATGCCGCCGAGACGCTCGCGGTGCTGCTGCTCGGGCTTCCCAACCTCGTCTGGCTCGCCTTCACCATCGGGCTCGGCGCGTCCTGGGAGGGCCGCGTGGACGGGCCGTTCGGACTGCCCATGCCGAAGGTCCTCGACGACGTACTGCGCACCCCGGAGGACTCCACGCTCAGTCTGCGGACGCTCTCCGACCACGACGGCCGGGTGTGGTGGCTGCTTGTCGTCGCGGCGGTCCTGGTCATGGGGGCCGCGTTCCTGATGGCGGCGCGCTCACCTGCCCGGATGCGGGCCTGGCAGCACGCCGTGCACATGGCGGTGGCGCTGACCCTCACCGTGCTCGCCGTCTGTCTGCTGGCCCGCCTCTCCGCCCATTACGGTCTGTCGCTCCTGGGCATCGGGGATCTGGGCGGCGGCCTGTCCGGCCTGGTGAAACTCCACCCGAACCTGGGGACCGCGCTGATCCTCGCCGTGGCGTGGGGTCTTGTCACCGGTTTCATCGGCGGGCTGCTCGCGCGTCCCGTCCACCGGCGCGGTGAGGTGGGGCAGGACGGTTCCTCACCGTCCTAG
- a CDS encoding serine/threonine-protein kinase, translated as MGTAPRDDVSSSPSLHSGRPSELIGKQIAGYRVEGEIGRGGMAVVYRAKDLRLDRTVALKLLAPELARNDTFRQRFTHESRVAAAIEHPHIVPVFEAGETDGVLYIAMRYVPGLDLRHLLDGSGPLPVGAALRIAAQVASALDAAHDHGLVHRDVKPGNILVAKGTDSDHPEHVYLTDFGLTKKSLSLTGFTTVGQFVGTLDYVAPEQISGRPVDGRCDVYSLACVVHETMAGGPPFQRDDDMALLWAHQYDQPPRLTEKRPGVPAALDGVLAKALAKRPEDRYGSCLEFAAALRAAATGSAEGHAPTQVDLGVVEAPADPGGPPEPPSWARPVFRRLGR; from the coding sequence ATGGGAACCGCGCCGCGCGACGACGTGTCGTCGAGCCCGAGTCTCCATTCCGGGCGGCCGTCCGAGCTGATCGGGAAGCAGATCGCGGGCTACCGCGTCGAGGGCGAGATCGGGCGCGGCGGGATGGCTGTCGTCTATCGCGCCAAGGACCTGAGGCTTGACCGGACCGTTGCCTTGAAGCTGCTCGCCCCCGAGCTCGCGCGCAACGACACCTTCCGGCAGCGCTTCACGCACGAGTCACGCGTGGCCGCCGCGATCGAGCATCCGCACATCGTGCCCGTCTTCGAGGCGGGCGAGACCGACGGCGTGCTCTACATCGCCATGCGGTACGTTCCCGGGCTCGACCTGCGGCATCTACTCGACGGATCGGGGCCGCTCCCCGTAGGGGCTGCCCTCCGCATCGCCGCCCAAGTCGCCTCCGCGCTCGACGCGGCCCACGATCACGGCCTGGTCCACCGTGACGTCAAACCGGGCAACATCCTCGTGGCCAAGGGCACGGACAGCGACCACCCGGAGCACGTCTACCTCACGGACTTCGGCCTGACGAAGAAGTCGCTGTCGCTGACCGGCTTCACGACCGTGGGCCAGTTCGTCGGAACCCTCGACTACGTGGCGCCCGAGCAGATCTCGGGCCGCCCCGTGGACGGCCGGTGCGACGTCTACAGCCTCGCCTGCGTCGTCCACGAGACCATGGCAGGCGGGCCGCCCTTCCAGCGCGACGACGACATGGCGCTGCTCTGGGCCCATCAGTACGACCAGCCGCCCCGGCTGACGGAGAAGCGCCCCGGGGTTCCCGCGGCCCTCGACGGCGTCCTCGCGAAGGCGCTGGCCAAGCGCCCCGAGGACCGGTACGGCTCCTGCCTCGAATTCGCGGCCGCCCTGCGCGCCGCGGCCACCGGAAGCGCGGAGGGGCACGCCCCCACGCAGGTGGATCTGGGGGTCGTGGAAGCCCCGGCTGACCCGGGAGGGCCTCCGGAGCCGCCGAGCTGGGCGCGGCCGGTCTTCCGGCGGCTAGGACGGTGA
- a CDS encoding FHA domain-containing protein: MGERPVAPTAPELVLETDNGSTVMSPSRDYHVGRDPLSDIVIDDARVSWHHAVLHADLDHWTIEDEHSTNGTYADGQRVQEWGVGPGSVLRFGSVTDGPRAVLVGREPPPPAAPERPSAVRTPSATGTFRQPTSVRPLPARTVRIGRAADNDLVIDDLVVSRRHAELRVLDDGTYEIVDLGSHNGTYLNGQPVGRAPVSPGDIVGVGHRAYCLVGDELQEYVDTGEVSLDVQELTVAVDKGRKTLLDRISFPVGEKCLLAVVGPSGAGKSTLLNALTGLRPADDGTVLYDGRDLYRDYAELRQRIGLVPQDDILHAQLTVRRALGYAAELRFPQDTEKAERRARVDEVIRELGLEQRVDQPIHSLSGGQRKRVSVALELLTKPSLLFLDEPTSGLDPGMDRSVMHMLRGLADDGRTVIVVTHSVLSLDGCDRLLVLAAGGRIAYYGPPRDALPFFGFEEWPEAFEAFEGDHDRDWAREYRRSPFHQQYIVNSSTQAYLPQVDAGPVAAFAPPPKAQSWGSQLRTLVRRYAAALGADRTFLAIMIALPFVMGAMARALAGSKLTQETAMNALLILCVGGVLTGAANAVRELVKERVIYRRERAVGLSRSAYLMSKVVVLGTITILQAVVLTLVALLGVDLNAPGGKGVLLPPLVEITLAVAMLAFTAMMLGLLVSAMVRKEEVTMPLLVLLAIVQVVFCGALLKLHGVPGVEQLAWLVPSRWALGAMAGTIGLGRIVPGELTADPLFRHSAGIWLLNMGMLLALSVVFGYVVARLLRRHEPAVMRK; encoded by the coding sequence ATGGGAGAGCGGCCTGTGGCGCCGACTGCGCCCGAACTCGTCCTCGAGACCGACAACGGCTCCACGGTGATGAGTCCGAGCCGGGACTATCACGTCGGGCGCGACCCACTGAGCGACATCGTCATCGACGACGCGCGCGTCTCCTGGCACCACGCCGTCCTGCACGCCGACCTCGACCACTGGACGATCGAGGACGAGCACAGCACGAACGGCACGTACGCCGACGGGCAGCGCGTCCAGGAGTGGGGCGTCGGACCGGGCAGCGTCCTGCGCTTCGGCAGCGTCACGGACGGCCCGCGCGCGGTACTCGTCGGCCGTGAGCCGCCCCCGCCCGCCGCCCCCGAGCGCCCCTCCGCCGTCCGCACCCCCTCGGCCACCGGCACCTTCCGGCAGCCGACGAGCGTGCGCCCGCTGCCCGCCCGTACCGTCCGCATCGGCCGCGCCGCCGACAACGACCTGGTCATCGACGATCTGGTCGTCTCACGCCGCCACGCCGAGCTGCGGGTCCTCGACGACGGTACGTACGAGATCGTCGACCTCGGCAGCCACAACGGCACCTACCTCAACGGCCAGCCGGTCGGCCGCGCCCCCGTATCGCCCGGGGACATCGTCGGCGTCGGCCACCGTGCGTACTGCCTGGTCGGCGACGAGCTCCAGGAGTACGTCGACACCGGCGAGGTGTCGCTCGACGTCCAGGAGCTGACGGTCGCCGTCGACAAGGGCCGCAAGACGCTCCTCGACCGGATCTCCTTCCCCGTCGGCGAGAAGTGCCTGCTCGCCGTGGTCGGTCCCAGCGGCGCCGGAAAGTCCACCCTCCTGAACGCCCTCACCGGCCTGCGGCCCGCCGACGACGGCACGGTCCTCTACGACGGCCGCGACCTCTACCGCGACTACGCCGAGCTCCGTCAGCGCATCGGCCTCGTGCCGCAGGACGACATCCTGCACGCGCAGCTCACCGTGCGCCGGGCCCTCGGATACGCCGCCGAACTGCGCTTTCCCCAGGACACCGAGAAGGCCGAACGCCGGGCCAGGGTCGACGAGGTCATCCGCGAGCTCGGCCTCGAACAGCGCGTCGACCAGCCCATCCACAGCCTCTCCGGCGGCCAGCGCAAGCGCGTGAGCGTCGCCCTCGAACTCCTCACCAAGCCGTCCCTGCTCTTCCTCGACGAGCCGACGTCCGGGCTCGACCCCGGCATGGACCGCTCGGTGATGCACATGCTGCGCGGGCTCGCCGACGACGGCAGGACGGTCATCGTCGTCACGCACAGTGTGCTCAGCCTCGACGGCTGCGACCGGCTCCTCGTGCTCGCCGCGGGCGGCAGGATCGCCTACTACGGGCCGCCGCGGGACGCGCTCCCGTTCTTCGGCTTCGAGGAGTGGCCGGAGGCGTTCGAGGCCTTCGAGGGGGATCACGACCGGGACTGGGCGAGGGAGTACCGGCGCTCGCCCTTCCACCAGCAGTACATCGTGAACTCCTCCACGCAGGCTTATCTGCCGCAGGTGGACGCGGGCCCGGTCGCCGCGTTCGCGCCCCCGCCGAAGGCGCAGAGCTGGGGGTCCCAGCTGCGGACGCTGGTGCGGCGTTACGCGGCCGCGCTCGGCGCCGACCGGACCTTCCTGGCGATCATGATCGCGTTGCCCTTCGTGATGGGAGCCATGGCCCGCGCGCTGGCCGGGAGCAAGCTGACGCAGGAGACGGCGATGAACGCGCTGCTCATCCTCTGCGTGGGCGGCGTCCTGACCGGCGCGGCCAATGCCGTGCGGGAACTGGTCAAGGAGCGCGTCATCTACCGGCGCGAACGGGCCGTCGGGCTCTCCAGATCGGCGTATCTGATGTCCAAGGTCGTCGTACTGGGAACGATCACCATCCTTCAGGCCGTCGTGCTGACCCTGGTGGCGCTCCTGGGCGTGGACCTGAACGCGCCGGGCGGCAAGGGAGTGCTGCTCCCGCCGCTGGTCGAGATCACGCTGGCGGTGGCGATGCTGGCGTTCACGGCGATGATGCTGGGGCTCCTCGTATCCGCCATGGTGCGCAAGGAAGAGGTGACGATGCCGCTGCTCGTGCTGCTGGCCATCGTCCAGGTGGTGTTCTGCGGCGCGCTCCTGAAACTCCACGGGGTGCCCGGGGTGGAGCAGCTGGCGTGGCTGGTCCCTTCCCGGTGGGCGCTGGGCGCGATGGCGGGGACGATCGGCCTCGGCAGGATCGTGCCGGGAGAGCTGACCGCCGATCCGCTGTTCCGCCACTCCGCGGGGATCTGGCTGCTCAACATGGGCATGCTGCTGGCCCTTTCGGTCGTGTTCGGTTACGTGGTCGCCAGGCTGCTGAGACGGCACGAACCGGCGGTCATGCGGAAATAG